TAGGAGTTGGGTTGGTTGGTTTATATAGACAACTGATTTGCACCAGCAAGGCATGCAGATATAGCGGTGAGCGTAAGGCATTTTAACAACTTGGAGACATGGCACTGCTGGGAAAATGATGACAAGTGAAAATTAACGTCGGCAAGATATTTTGTTGCTTTttgggtggggggtggggggtgggggcaTATGGATAAAGAGAGATGAATACCTGTTTGAACTttgaacaataaaaaagaaaacgatACGAATACCTGCTCCCCTGGTGACCATGGGATTGGTGACACGTGCCCTCTGTACTTGTTCCACTAGCTAGCTCCCACGTGGGTAGTATCTATTGGTTTTAGCCTAGGTCTTATTGACTGGTTGGTAATTTGGTATATCTACTGGTCATAAACTTGTAGATCTTCTAGGTCTTACCGACATGCTATAAGTTAAAAGGATAATCTTATAGAGactaaaattatagaaaaagtgtggaaattaaataatatgaaaattaataatatttattatttaaatattaataaatgtgtttattttttattcgtgacatattatttaatttgtaaattttatttctaaatatagtTTCTCTAAGATATTACCCTATAAGTTATATTGtcgttttaatttttcttttgattagAACAACCCAGACATTAATAAAAAGAATCCTATGTCGACAAACTCCACACCTTTAAATCTTCTGCTACACACAAATTTTctacacttcaaaataaaagtAGGTCACATAATATTACGATTTattggaattttattttatttatatatgaaAGGTCTAAAGTTTGATTTTCATAAAataacgaatttgaaccatattattactagtcCAAGGTTAAGCCTGTACTTTcacttttagtgtagataatatgatttgttgaaaaacaaataatgttaaaaattaatttcaagTGTAATGTTAGAAAGACCACCTTTTTATATTATGTATCacatattaaataaaattaattaattaacttgacATGTTCGATCACTTGTTACATTATGTAATACACAAGATTATACAAAGATATCTCCTTAGCATTTTCTTTGACGCAAATGTGTTTTAAATAGAATTATTTTTCAAGCAAATTACTATTCATTCGAAAGTAGCTCGTCCATTTTACTTGCTAGAACTATTTCTCTTGAATATACCCTTCTTCAATTTTCACTCTCTACTGTCTACATTTAAGCGTGGATTACAAAGTCCTCTATGATGAATGATGATCACTGTTAGATTAAGATTGATTCGAACCATCTTCGTTTTTATCGCATGTAGTCTATAAGAAAGCAATTTTTAATTGTAATTAGAATAGAACTACTACCTAAAAATGGATTTGATTAAACCATAAACAGAGGTGATACTCTCTACATCTAATAGGTTATACACATTAATTTGCGCTATATCTTTGAAGAGGTTGCTTACGATTACCGTGCCCGACCTATACATAAAGGAAGTCTTGCcatcaaaattataaaaaaaatattgacttTGCTGGAGATGTATCCCTTGTATGGAATTTAATGATATTTTATGAGTTTCGACTTTGCCGGAGAATGATTATCCCTCCTCTAGATTATGCTCCATTTCAGTGGAGGCGTAGTAAAATTTATAGAATTGGATGTTTATTTAACTTATCTTTTGGTACAGTAAGATTTTCAATCAAAGAACGCCTAAACAGAAACCAGAATGTAATTGCTCCACTGATAAAACGACATACAAAGTACATACTACAAAAACACAAACGACACTGCGAACCGCTCGCGGCTCACTCGTGCACGTAAGAAAAAAGTTCACACAGTCACGCCAAGCACCGATTATTAGCATATTAAAACAACTGACAGGCCCTATAATTCAAATATACGAATTCACAGATATGCGTATATTTGTATTTAGTGGTGTCCACCGGGaagtttttctttgattttgtcCATGATGCCCTTCTTTTCATGGTGCTGTCCGGTGGTTCCACCGTATGGTGTGGTGGTGGAGTGGTGCTGTCCGGTGGTTCCACCGTATGGTGCTGTGGTGGAGTGGTGCTGTCCGGTGGTGGAGTGGTGCTGTCCGGTGGTTCCACCGTATGGTGCTGTGGTGGAGTGGTGCTGTCCGGTGGTGGAGTGGTGCTGTCCGGTGGTTCCACCGTATGGTGCGGTGGTGGAGGTCGTATGTGATGAGTAGGCATCATCCCTATGCCCAGTCCCCGGAATCTTGTCCTTGATCTTGTCCGCAATCCCCTCATGCTGGTGCTCTCCGGTGTAGGTTGTCCCACCGTAAGGTGTAGGATGGTCCGTACGGCCCCCAGTCCCTGGAATCTTGTCCTTGATCTTGTCCATCAACCCCCTTTCACGGTACTCCCCTCCGGTGGAGGGGGCGGCAGTAGTCCCGTACCCAGTTCCAGTCGTGCCAATACCGGTATGGGCATGCGATGAGTAGTGGTCGTCAGCCCTACGTGCCCCACCAGTCCCTGGAATCTTGTCTTTGATCTTGTCCATCATCCCTCTTTTCTGTTGCTGCTGGCCTCCTGTGTACGTATCGTTAGTAGTCCCGTACCCGGTTGTGGCGGTACCGAAGCCAGTGGCTCCGGTAGTGCCATGTTGAATTGGGTTTCCAAACTGATCTGTTTCTTGGGGTGTTGCACCGTGTTGGTTCTGATAGTGCGCCATTGTTTCAAACTGATTGCAATTTGATGAAATATTTCCGACTAATTTGATCTCAGATGCGGATGCTTATATAGGCAAACCGCGTAGAAAAGCATGTCATGCACTAGAGTAAATCCATGCCTTCATGCCACGTTAGCAGCTGAGGACACCTGGCAGTTTTTATGACGACACGTGTAGTGTGTTAGAGTCGAACAAAATAAGATCCATTCTTTTGTCGTCAAGCTGAAGGCTCGTGACGGTTCCACCGCGTCCATATGCGATAGTTGGGGACTAGCTTACGTCCGTACATCAAAATCCGTCGTGTATTGAAACTGGGGAAATTTTTATTGTTACATGAACACGGACGGTACATTACgttttttttatgtaagtggtgagaaattttattttttaaattattaacattttaacacacATGTCATACCATATGTaaaatgacacgtgatgtactattTTGTCTGCCAGTCATACTAAAAAATATCTCTTGAAACTGGGATGGTGAGACGTGTCAGATTTCGACACGTGTTGGTATTTGGTTAATCTTGATCTTATTTTTACCGACTTTAGTAACTGGATAGGTGCCGAGGATTTTATCGTTTATCGGGTCCCACGTCAATAGATATTTTCCATTGGTTCGTAAGCACTACTGAACCGGCCCAATTTCAGCAAGTTGTGGTAGCCCACATACGGGTCCAATAGGCCTTGTCTGTGGCATAGTGATATTGGGCTGATCACCATTTGTTGAGTGGATTCGGAAAATCTGCTACGTGATACGAAAGATGAATTTTTAAGGCTTATTTAAGCCCACAACTCTCGAAAATCAACTTTATTCTCACAATTCAAAATGtgttttagggagttttaacgaaaagttcatggtattgttcactttaacgaaaaattatatttttacactaaaaagtcaaacctgctaatattcactttaccctttattttgtccttatagttaaaactcaaaattttcaaacccttttcattagtttttcttaatttttattcactttacctCATCCCGTCACATCCGTCAAAATTATTTTGAAAGGCGGCTCTTCTACGGTGGATCCCGATTGctaattttggtatttgattgAATATTAAGGTATGGGATACATCATACGATGCTGCGGTTGCCCAAAGTTTTGGGTGTTCCAACAAGATGAGCAGACCCCAATCTGGACCTTCATCTGGCTTGAATACGAAGACGGTAGATGCATATTTTTCTGTTCatttttttcctccttttttaCAAGCTTCAGAGCTTCTTCTAGGGAACTAGTAGCATTTCCCATCCGTACAGGTCTTCCTCTTGCAGTTTTTTTTAGTACGtcaatatttttatactaagggaaaggggagttcggctaagtcaCATAATGAGCagtctaatttggtatcgaattcacgagattcgaacctaagacatctcacttctaagtgaagaggaatatcaccagATCATAGTATTTAGTGGCCTCTTGCAGTTTTGGAAGCTTAATTTTACGATGTTTGGGATACCCCTTCACAGCCTTTAGGGGAGTATACTTGGAGGTTGTTTTGCTTTCTGTATTAATGTTATTTCCTGTCCTTAGTGTAAAACTATATTGATGcactaaaaaaaatgttattaaaaGGGTATGAAGATCCTCTTGGGATCCCTTTATCGTatccgttcatcatatatcgtgcggCCAATTTTCTTTAGGTACTGtttatgttcaattttaaataaaaaaaatcaaatagatTTATGGTCACATGATGACAGATGAACGGACATGATGAAGTGTTCCTTAGGATCTTCACTAAGAGGATCCGAATAGGACCCTATTCCATTAAAAGGGAATATGAACAAACAAACGGTTTTTGAAATTATAACTTATATATGTTAGGAAGTTTCAAATTGAATCTCTGGTCCAATTTTGAgtgtgaaaataatttttacACTCTTTTTCTTCGTACTCAAGTGctctaagtttattttttttgtttgattctgTTTTGATTGGTTCAATCTAAATGTTAAAAGGATAATACTAGAGAGACCAAAtttataaaccaaatgatgtggatgttgatgattgaattattacttaagtgttaatATACTTATTTCCTATTAataacacatcatttgatttgcaaatttggtttaaaattttagtcttcctaacattattcgtattaaaaataaatacgaGAGTGCATAAATCACTTTTTTTTAGTGGTTCGGTTCACATTTTTCCAACAAGATCCTCTCTGGattcttttggtgaggatcctagggatccgtaaatcatgtccgttcatcatacatcgtgtgatcagtttttgtcaggtagtgtttgtatttaatttttaataaaaatatttaaaatgatttctaaccgtacgatatacgatgaacagataTGATTCACAGATCTTTGGAatctcacaaaaaggatccgaTTTCCACATTTTTGGCACCTAAAACAAAGAAATGACACCATCCATCTCTTTTCCAAAGTAGAATCATAATCACCATAGGAGTTGATTACTTATCAATTTATTGAAGAAGATGTCAATGTTTCCTTGCATCCAAAGATTTTTAATATATAAGCCGCGATGGTCAACTCAGGTGGCGAGCGAGAGTGAAGTAATGGGTTAGAATTGAGCAAGAGTAAAGTAATTAATTGGTTAAGATCAAAATAcacaatttttgttttcaatatatGAACTACTCATTAGTACGAAAAATTAACGTTTATGATTGtatgatatattatttttacttAATTGCCAGTCTAATTGATATAAAACCAGACAGCCCAATAATCTGAATTATCGAAGACTTACCCAAAAATAAAGTATAGGTTTCAACTCGTTCCAATGTAAAAAACAAATGTGCACTATACATGACGTCCCTTTGAAAGGCAATAAACTAGGTAAAATCTAGTTGAAGACAAGTCCTCACTCAAaagaggaaagaagaaaaaaagaaaggcaTGTCAAGccaataattaatttattaggTACTCCAAAGATGATCAAAGCCTAATCTTAATCGAGAattaaaaaaaccctaaacacGCTTTGGATTTCGCTTATTATAATTAAAACTTTCTTGCTCATGTGAGCATTGGTGTCATAATTGGTTGGCCACATGCTCTTATCAACCTATCAATTAAGAATAACTAATTATCATGCTTAGcctttcttttccaaatgatGTAGTGGGCGGCAACTATTGCCTTGGCTGGGCCCCATGGATAGCGAGATTTTACAATATATTCAGAATATGAGTGGTATGTCATATGTTATTATAGAAGtgcaagaattttttttaagcgTTTATCCACTTGTATTCAAATACTATTTACTTCTAACATCACAAGCCTTATTTAttcatattgaaaaaaaaaaaaaaaaaaaaaaagctctccATTCTCTGTCGCTGAAAACACAAAGGAAAAGTCATAGTCGCAGGCCCTAAGCCTTTTAAGCTTGGGTGCCGACAGCAACCCCCTCCCTTTTCTCCTACTtccctctttctcttcttccctctttctcttcttccctttttctatcttttcatttttccttgAGTTTTATCCCAAACTTTTTTAGCTTGGTCTCTATTTATTCTTGTGCTTATCTCAGATTTGAGCTTCATGCTCCTTCTTAGGCATTTTTCGCCACATCCCTAGCATTTTTCGTCGGTTTGCACtgccttttattttttagttttcctTCCTCCATCTCCTCTGGCTGTAACGTCCTGCCcccaaaatatatattttcgggAAATAATTCTAAtgatgggcccaattaaactcttgtttatttaaCTACCATTAATCGTGATTCTTTAATTAAATGCCTTAATTCCACCCATGATTTAATTCCAGAATTCTCTCACCAAGACATATGATTATATTCTCAATTTatcaccattttcttttcttatgttAATTTCCATTCTAAAGATTAaggaggtgtattcaattgggaatttgaggcattttaattcttttaatgaatctatgGGTATTCAATCAGGGTTTTatgtgattctctgaaattcaaggtgtattcaattagaattttaagctagtttattaaaatccttagaaatccgggtgtatttaattaggattttaaaaaagttcataacattctaggtgtattcaattagaaattgattttaaagaatttgagaaagttgaagaattagagggaattagataaatttcgtagtgtattttaagcatccacaaatctcacctctcccgatgagatttcgagggaattgaattaaaattttatatagaatctctacaaatcaattaaactccataaaaatccatagatttataaatccattaaaatctctcaaattctcaattgaatacacccccctaattcttgattatttaaggctgcatctaacactGTTAGACTACTTACGTACCCTTGAGCGGGATCAAGtctttcgtagttcacaattcaTTCTTTTATCCATTACCGAATTcatattgaccaaaagtcaactcttgATCAACAGTAGGGTCCACATGTCACATCCCCGCCCGGGCCcgatgtcctcgtcggcacacttccgaccagggattggctctgataccatttgtcataTCCCagcccggggcggaccacttcccgagCCCATTCCActaccgtaacacgatattatctgctttgggtttaccattccctcacggttttgtttttgggaactcacgagcaatttcccagtgggtcacttaTCCTGGGAGtgttctggcctccttctcgcttataTCCAAAATGCAACTGTAATCAACATAAGCAACAACGATGTACACAGTTCACatcaacaagaagaaaaaaaaaagctaaaatttACAATAACTTGGTCTTAATACTAGCTGGAGATTAAACAAGATGCTTATTATATATACTATGCATACGAAACATGAACCTGCAGCTTCAGTTCCAGCAACTTCCAAGCGCCCAGATCAGATATTGAACCCTCCCAGATCGCAATTGGGTGAAAAATTACACCGCATACCAGATATTCGAGGTTGTTGTAGAAGAGGGTGTGCTTGTCCAGCAGGATCAATTGCACCAAAGAGTGGAAAACGGTCATAATCTCTACCAATTATTCCACCAATCCTTGGAGGTACAAACGGGTTAGGGTTCCTCCTGATACGGTTGAAATAAGGCCTCTCAAATGATCTCCACGTCACTACTGCTTTCATTTGTTGCTTCCTAGTCTCCCAATTTCCAACAAATCTAAACTTCCAATTAGTCACTGTTCCTTCACCTCCGGTTCCTTCTCCTCCATTACCATTACCGAACTCATCAGCGTACTTCTGCTTCCACAACTCATCATTATTACCAAGATTTTGCAGCTCATTACAAACACAACCCACCTTGGCAATGTTAACACCAACCAGTGGCTCTAGAATCTTCATTTTGATCTCCGGTGGAAGGCGCATAAGGCTTGGTGGTGCAAGCAAACTAGCATTTGCGCAAAGATCAATCAGCAATGGGAATGTGATCCCATCTTTCACAATCTTCGATAACTCTAAAACGAACCCATCTCTGTCATTGAAATTTTAGGTTCCATAAACGAATTCAATCGTTTGCGCGAAAGCAATCtcaggataggtgacccaccgagaagttctcgtgtgagttccaaaaaataaaaccgtgagggcgtggttggggcccaaagcggacaatatcttgctacgacggagtcatgcccgggatgtggtgggggcccgtgccagaatgtgacaaatggtatcagagccaatccctagccggaagtgtgtcgacgaggacgtcgggtccgggatgtggtggacccgggccgggatgtgacaaatggtatcagagccaatccttggtcagaagtgtgccgacaaggacgtcgggtccctaaggggggtggattgtgacatcccaaatcgcccaggagagtgatccttaaatgtatattctcatccctacctagcacgaggccttttgggaacttactggcttcgggttccatcataactctgaagttaagcgagttcgctcGAGAgaaatcccaggatgggtgacccactgggaagttctcgtgtgagttccaaaaaacaaaaccgtgagggtgtggtcggggcccaaagtgaacaatatcttgctacggtggagtcatgcctgggatgtggtgggggcccaggccggAATGTGACAAATctttcttgcttaacttcggagttcctacggaacccgaagtcagtgagctcccaaaaggcctcgtgctaggtagggatgagaatatacatttaaggatcactcccttgggcgatgtgggatgtcacaccACAATTCTACATAATTTGATCTGAAAGATccactgtaacatcccacatcgatcaACGGAGATGGgtgatatgccttatatgtGCATGCCCACCttctatagcacgaggccttttgggaactcattggctttgggttccatcggaacttcgaagttaagcgagttcggacgagagcattcccaggatggatgacccactgggaagttctcacgtgagttcctagaaacaaaaccgtgagggcgtggtcggggcccaaatcggacaatatcgtgctacggcggagccgatttgggatgtgacagaatggcATTAGAGTCACTATGTTGTTCGGtgcgagtgtgccgacgaggacatcaAGCCCCTaagagggtggattgtaacatcccacatcgaccaacggagagggggtgatgtgccttatatgtacatgcccacctcctatagcacgatgcattttgggaactcactagctttgggttccattagaacttcgaagttaagcaaaTTTGGAtgagagcattcccaagatgggtgacccgctgggaagttctcgcgtgagttcccagaaacaaatctgtgagggcatggtcggggcccaaaacggacaatatcatgctacggcggaGCCGGTCTAGAATGTGACACTAGTCGTGCTTTTCCTTCCTCTCCTTTGCTTTCGATCCTCTTTCCAACCCATAATCATGAACTAGATCTCAAAGTGTTGAACTCAATCTTAACACAAGACCTTACACTCATAGTCCACTGCTGAACTAGCATGCCGAGAATTTTGGGCAAATGTGGAAAGATTCACTTCGAAACAAAGGTGTAGCTCTCATTTTGGGCCTAAGTTCTTGTGGGCCTCCCGTTGGATCTTAAGTTGTAACTCTCATTTTACTTGAGCCTTTTTACTCTTTTatccctttttgtttttttaatggttttgtgttttgtttgaacTTTAGTCCATCTACCGCATTTGTAATTTTTCCTGTCTTTAATGAAGTTTGTTTTATCAtatcttgttttgttttgttcaagcGATATGTAGAGAAGGAACATAATATGGTAAATAGCTAGTGTTCTTAATACGATAAATTTTTATGGTTATTAGAAAGACAAATTATGTGGTGTATAATTTTATATGTTATAATAAGGATGTGTTGTAGGATTCATATGTTCCATTTCTAGAATAAATTAAGAATAAATagagacacttatttacaattCAAGTATAACAATAACATCGCATAGCTGTGTTTCGAATACATCAAAATATTACTTTCTTAACGCAACTAAGATATCCAACCAACAATAACATGCTTGTAATAGTATACTAGTAGTTAGCTAGCTGGTAATTAACTGGGAGTCTGATAATTAACTATAGCTAGCtgataattaactaaattatgGCACATCTTCTCTGACTTTAATATTAAGACTTTGGTCAATGTGacatttttgtttcatttctcATGGcctgataaaataaaaatgtgattcCTGCTTGATAAACTTTCAATTTTATCTTCTAACATGACCATTTTTTGCTTTTTAAAAGAGAATAGTTCATGTGACATGTGAGGACTTGTTAACTATTGACTGTAGGGTATccttaaatattatattttattcttcATATAAAATGACTGGATAAAAGCCACCCATTTTGTGTGCGTTTAAATatatgagaggtcttaggtttgattttcgctaaaaatgtgaatttgaaccacattattgctagtctattgtgatGCTTAGCCCATTTCTACAGTCCTTTAACGTAGATAATacaatttgttaaaaaaaaaaagacaatttaaaaaggaatttgaataaaattaaaattaataaatagaaATGTAGGAAGTGAGAGAAAGAAAGTGGAGAAGTAAAACTATGGTTATGTGTTAGTGGGAGAAGGAGAAAAACAGCAAAAACTTAATTGTTTTGAAGTTACTTTAAtactcatattttttatt
This is a stretch of genomic DNA from Malus domestica chromosome 02, GDT2T_hap1. It encodes these proteins:
- the LOC103401182 gene encoding cold-shock protein CS120-like, with product MAHYQNQHGATPQETDQFGNPIQHGTTGATGFGTATTGYGTTNDTYTGGQQQQKRGMMDKIKDKIPGTGGARRADDHYSSHAHTGIGTTGTGYGTTAAPSTGGEYRERGLMDKIKDKIPGTGGRTDHPTPYGGTTYTGEHQHEGIADKIKDKIPGTGHRDDAYSSHTTSTTAPYGGTTGQHHSTTGQHHSTTAPYGGTTGQHHSTTGQHHSTTAPYGGTTGQHHSTTTPYGGTTGQHHEKKGIMDKIKEKLPGGHH
- the LOC139191083 gene encoding F-box protein SKIP22-like, which translates into the protein MKILEPLVGVNIAKVGCVCNELQNLGNNDELWKQKYADEFGNGNGGEGTGGEGTVTNWKFRFVGNWETRKQQMKAVVTWRSFERPYFNRIRRNPNPFVPPRIGGIIGRDYDRFPLFGAIDPAGQAHPLLQQPRISGMRCNFSPNCDLGGFNI